Proteins from a genomic interval of Streptomyces fodineus:
- a CDS encoding NUDIX hydrolase, translating to MSVREDQIIRELSHYIHDHPAEQMALMPVYDAAVDHSRRRACTHDRRCPLVMAGAVVVDERNRVLCLRHEAGYALAEAEPEAEDDSLSEAALRLLAEQVGIRDVWTQPGAESPFLVDVPGQGSTGTDLASGWASAISSGPTRARSSPQ from the coding sequence GTGAGCGTCAGAGAAGACCAGATCATCCGGGAGCTTTCCCACTACATCCACGACCACCCTGCCGAGCAGATGGCCTTGATGCCCGTCTATGACGCGGCAGTCGACCACTCGCGACGCCGAGCCTGCACCCACGACCGGCGCTGCCCCCTCGTGATGGCGGGCGCCGTCGTCGTTGACGAACGCAACCGCGTCCTGTGCCTGCGACACGAGGCTGGCTACGCGCTTGCGGAGGCTGAGCCGGAGGCCGAGGACGACTCCCTGAGCGAGGCGGCCCTCCGCCTGCTGGCCGAGCAGGTCGGCATCCGGGACGTATGGACGCAGCCCGGCGCCGAAAGCCCCTTCCTCGTCGACGTGCCAGGCCAGGGCAGCACCGGTACGGACCTCGCCTCCGGGTGGGCATCCGCTATCTCTTCCGGGCCCACTCGGGCGCGGTCTTCCCCTCAATGA
- a CDS encoding glutamate ligase domain-containing protein, whose product MTEADGDTTEAAGGRRIAVLGEMLELGDQAVEAHREIGRFAAEVGVDLVVAVGGDLAKQLALAAGAAGVPEIALVGDNATAASYLGSILRPDDVVLVKASRGGQLWQIAQALTGQAVTGL is encoded by the coding sequence ATGACCGAGGCCGACGGCGACACGACCGAGGCCGCAGGCGGCCGGAGGATCGCCGTACTCGGAGAGATGTTAGAGCTGGGCGACCAGGCCGTTGAAGCCCACCGAGAGATCGGGCGCTTCGCGGCAGAGGTCGGCGTCGATCTCGTCGTGGCGGTCGGAGGGGACCTCGCCAAGCAGCTCGCCCTTGCGGCGGGCGCAGCAGGGGTCCCGGAGATTGCGCTGGTGGGCGACAACGCCACCGCTGCCTCCTACCTCGGCTCCATCCTCCGCCCCGATGACGTTGTTCTCGTCAAGGCCAGCCGCGGCGGCCAGCTCTGGCAGATCGCCCAAGCGCTCACCGGACAGGCCGTTACGGGCCTGTGA
- a CDS encoding SHOCT domain-containing protein, with protein MMWYDGGWGWGGWFLMTVFMVLFWAVLIVGLVAMVRYLGGTRHHQQPGSPPPSGDGGWQDRRAESLLAERFARGEIDEDEYERRLTVLREHR; from the coding sequence ATGATGTGGTACGACGGCGGATGGGGCTGGGGCGGCTGGTTCCTCATGACCGTCTTCATGGTGCTGTTCTGGGCCGTCCTGATCGTCGGCCTCGTCGCGATGGTTCGCTACCTCGGCGGTACGCGACACCACCAGCAGCCCGGCTCGCCTCCACCGTCCGGCGACGGCGGCTGGCAGGACCGACGAGCCGAGAGCCTGCTCGCCGAGCGGTTCGCCCGCGGGGAGATCGACGAGGACGAGTACGAACGCCGGCTCACGGTGCTCCGGGAGCACCGGTGA
- a CDS encoding helix-turn-helix domain-containing protein — protein MTSPSSSVQEARKALGQRLAEIRQGAGLTKRALAQSLGWHESKASRFESGSRAPSERDLRDWCSACGAEGEAEDLISTARGIEGMYVEWRKMERHGLKWAQESVVPLWERTERFRIYSPWLIPGPVQTASYITALLTSIRDRRGLIDDVPAAVKVRVEKQQVVYGKRKFAIILEESVLRYRIGGTDVMAGQLGYLLSVMALPSVSIGIIPQDADRSGLWPVEGFFLYDEELVNVELISAHLTVVQKHELAMYAKTFGELAELAVYGADAREIITAAIESLG, from the coding sequence ATGACATCGCCGTCTTCGAGCGTCCAGGAAGCCCGCAAGGCCCTCGGACAGCGCCTGGCCGAGATCCGGCAAGGAGCCGGTCTCACCAAGCGGGCGCTGGCCCAGAGCCTGGGCTGGCATGAGTCGAAGGCATCGCGCTTCGAGAGCGGCTCCCGGGCCCCCTCGGAGCGCGACCTTCGCGATTGGTGTTCCGCGTGCGGCGCGGAGGGTGAGGCCGAGGACCTCATCTCGACGGCCCGCGGAATTGAGGGCATGTACGTCGAGTGGCGAAAAATGGAGCGCCACGGCCTCAAGTGGGCTCAGGAGTCGGTGGTCCCCCTATGGGAGCGCACCGAGCGTTTCCGCATTTACTCCCCCTGGCTCATCCCTGGCCCCGTGCAGACAGCCTCATACATCACCGCACTTCTCACCTCCATACGTGACCGCCGAGGACTCATCGACGATGTGCCGGCGGCCGTCAAGGTGCGGGTGGAGAAGCAACAGGTCGTCTACGGGAAACGAAAGTTCGCCATCATCCTGGAAGAAAGCGTTCTGCGGTACCGCATCGGCGGCACGGACGTGATGGCAGGCCAACTCGGCTATCTCCTCAGCGTCATGGCACTGCCCTCGGTGAGCATCGGCATCATCCCCCAGGACGCTGACCGTTCGGGCCTCTGGCCCGTCGAAGGGTTCTTCCTCTACGACGAAGAGTTGGTGAACGTCGAACTGATCTCGGCACACCTCACGGTCGTCCAGAAGCACGAACTTGCCATGTATGCCAAGACCTTCGGCGAGCTGGCTGAACTTGCCGTCTACGGCGCCGATGCGCGGGAAATCATCACCGCTGCCATCGAATCTCTAGGGTGA
- a CDS encoding LysR family transcriptional regulator yields the protein MELREIQIFLTLAEELHFGRTAERLHITPSRVSHAIKKQERRIGAPLFERTSRTVRLTPLGKQFREDLLPAYIQIQQAVDRAVAKTQGVTGSLHVGYSTPWCADLVFKAAEVFRDRHPDCIVQVQEIQFDDPHDLLRRGALDLQVSELPALEPGIAAGPVLFREPRALMVPAGHPLSRRDSVSLEDLGDVPLIMPGGNISKALLDVHLPTHTPMGRLVPRGPTYIFWPEVLPLVAAGLGVSVVAARAARYHDRPGIAFVPFRDAPTLDYGVLRRTAGQAPSVLAFVDVLRDLAGNE from the coding sequence ATGGAGCTGCGTGAGATCCAGATCTTTCTGACGCTGGCGGAGGAGCTGCACTTCGGACGCACCGCCGAGCGGCTGCACATCACCCCGTCCCGGGTCAGTCACGCCATCAAGAAGCAGGAACGGCGCATCGGCGCGCCGCTGTTCGAGCGCACCTCCCGCACGGTCCGGCTCACCCCGCTCGGCAAGCAGTTCCGCGAGGACCTGCTGCCGGCGTACATCCAGATCCAGCAGGCCGTCGACCGGGCCGTCGCCAAGACGCAGGGCGTCACCGGTTCTCTGCACGTCGGCTACTCCACCCCCTGGTGTGCCGATCTGGTCTTCAAGGCCGCCGAGGTCTTCCGGGACCGGCACCCCGACTGCATCGTGCAGGTCCAGGAGATCCAGTTCGACGATCCGCACGACCTGCTGCGGCGTGGCGCGCTGGACCTGCAGGTGAGCGAGCTGCCCGCCCTGGAGCCCGGCATCGCAGCCGGGCCCGTCCTGTTCCGCGAGCCCCGGGCGTTGATGGTCCCGGCCGGCCATCCGCTCTCGCGCCGCGACAGCGTGTCGCTGGAGGACCTGGGCGACGTACCGCTGATCATGCCGGGCGGGAACATCTCCAAAGCCCTGCTGGACGTCCATCTGCCGACCCACACGCCCATGGGCCGCCTCGTCCCGCGCGGTCCGACCTACATCTTCTGGCCCGAGGTACTCCCGCTGGTCGCCGCCGGCCTCGGCGTCTCGGTCGTGGCCGCCCGCGCGGCGCGCTACCACGATCGTCCTGGCATCGCCTTCGTCCCCTTCCGGGACGCGCCGACCCTGGACTATGGCGTCCTGCGGCGCACTGCCGGGCAGGCGCCGTCCGTCCTGGCCTTCGTCGACGTCCTCCGCGACCTCGCCGGCAACGAGTGA
- a CDS encoding SigE family RNA polymerase sigma factor — protein MREAPADYLEFAVARSGPLFRTACLLTGDWHLAEDLVQETLAKMYRSWRRVSRAGSPVAYADTVLVRTYISQRRRRSSTERPSDALPETAGPAPDAELRMALLDGLAQLTAKDRAVLVLRYWEDRSVEETSQVLKLSPGAVRARSMRALQRLRALLGAELADLAA, from the coding sequence GTGAGGGAAGCACCCGCGGACTACCTGGAGTTCGCAGTCGCCCGCAGCGGGCCTCTGTTCCGGACGGCCTGTCTGCTCACAGGTGACTGGCACCTCGCCGAGGACCTGGTTCAGGAAACCCTCGCCAAGATGTACCGCTCCTGGCGGCGGGTCAGCCGGGCGGGCTCCCCGGTGGCCTATGCCGACACGGTGCTGGTGCGCACCTACATCTCCCAGCGCCGCCGGCGCAGTTCCACCGAGCGCCCCAGCGACGCCCTGCCCGAGACGGCAGGGCCCGCGCCGGACGCGGAGCTGCGGATGGCCTTGCTCGACGGCCTGGCGCAGCTGACGGCCAAGGACCGCGCGGTGCTGGTGCTCCGTTACTGGGAGGACCGCTCGGTGGAGGAGACCTCTCAGGTCCTCAAGCTGTCGCCGGGAGCTGTCCGGGCCCGGAGCATGCGCGCTCTGCAACGGCTGCGCGCCCTGCTCGGCGCCGAGCTGGCCGACCTGGCCGCATGA
- a CDS encoding D-alanine--D-alanine ligase family protein, whose translation MTLFLSPSSDLAVQKAAEELRQWGQSRQGLGVALIYGPVSAEDRLYHSKCPVEQRSVTALAEALEEIGARWKVLDPCEPDFIMDLVGYDVALSNLHGPYGEDGRLQGLLDYLRVPYCGSGVGASAVAADKILCKRVMLTLGVPTPGWHVWTGGPATWNGRPVMVKPPFGGSSVGMSLVRDPADLPGALADAAGEEGAAVLVEEYVSGMPLTVGLLELPGGSVIAFPPLATEATEAEFYDADTKLDVDSRGTVTVRAAELAPDVLDKITGDVRTLWDGIGLHGSARIDFILTEDGEPYVLEVNSTPGMSRDSNFAVGAAMVGLTHTDVVLAMLHEALARPPYDVPLTTPVFSSTTLTREAAVSP comes from the coding sequence ATGACTCTCTTCCTCAGCCCCAGCTCCGACCTCGCGGTGCAGAAGGCCGCCGAGGAGCTTCGACAGTGGGGGCAGAGCCGCCAGGGCCTCGGCGTCGCTCTGATCTACGGGCCCGTGTCCGCCGAGGACAGGCTCTACCACTCGAAGTGCCCCGTCGAACAGCGATCCGTCACCGCCCTGGCCGAGGCGCTGGAGGAGATCGGCGCCCGCTGGAAAGTGCTGGACCCGTGCGAACCGGACTTCATCATGGATCTGGTCGGGTACGACGTGGCCCTCTCGAACCTACATGGCCCGTACGGCGAGGACGGCCGGTTGCAGGGTCTCCTCGACTACCTTCGCGTGCCGTACTGTGGCAGCGGGGTCGGGGCATCCGCGGTGGCCGCCGACAAGATCCTCTGCAAGCGGGTGATGCTGACCCTCGGCGTCCCCACGCCCGGCTGGCACGTCTGGACCGGCGGACCAGCGACCTGGAACGGGCGCCCGGTGATGGTCAAGCCACCCTTCGGCGGGTCCAGCGTGGGCATGAGCCTCGTACGCGATCCGGCGGACCTCCCCGGGGCCCTGGCGGACGCTGCCGGCGAGGAGGGTGCGGCCGTTCTCGTAGAGGAGTACGTGAGCGGCATGCCACTGACGGTGGGGCTGCTGGAGCTGCCAGGCGGCTCCGTCATTGCCTTCCCTCCGCTGGCCACCGAGGCCACCGAGGCCGAGTTCTACGACGCCGACACGAAGCTCGACGTGGACTCCAGGGGGACCGTAACCGTACGCGCCGCCGAGCTGGCTCCCGACGTGCTGGACAAGATCACCGGTGACGTCCGGACACTGTGGGACGGGATCGGGCTGCACGGCTCAGCCCGCATCGACTTCATCCTCACCGAGGACGGCGAGCCGTACGTGCTGGAGGTCAACAGCACACCGGGCATGTCCCGCGACAGCAACTTCGCGGTCGGGGCGGCGATGGTCGGACTCACGCACACGGACGTCGTTTTGGCCATGCTGCACGAGGCCCTGGCCCGGCCGCCCTACGATGTCCCCCTGACCACTCCTGTGTTCTCCAGCACCACACTGACACGGGAGGCTGCCGTCTCCCCGTAG
- the dapF gene encoding diaminopimelate epimerase yields MRFRKMHGAGNDFVLLCDPSPDDDMDWPKEAERLCARRIGVGADGLVISRLVSKDPAVLEVTCFNSDGSLATMCGNALRCSAWAAHRDHGFQQMSLRMAGVEHEAVVSDDSVWVTAEVGEILPRRLQTTINGRPTWFDSAHTGTEHVVAIVDDVEAIDAVIVGRLVRHHAGLAPLGTNVNFVQSAGSQALKIRTYERGVEAETLSCGSGAVAAAVIATMRGLVARRAVTVHNRAGEPLTVRPHDARPNRTQWVGGPVTNTFEGVLA; encoded by the coding sequence ATGCGCTTTCGCAAGATGCACGGTGCAGGAAACGACTTCGTCCTGCTCTGCGACCCCTCCCCGGACGACGACATGGACTGGCCCAAGGAGGCGGAGCGCCTGTGCGCCAGGCGTATCGGCGTCGGCGCGGATGGGCTCGTGATCAGCCGACTGGTCAGCAAGGACCCCGCCGTCCTCGAAGTCACCTGCTTCAACTCGGACGGCTCGCTCGCAACGATGTGCGGCAACGCCCTGCGATGCTCCGCCTGGGCCGCGCACCGCGATCACGGCTTCCAGCAGATGAGTCTCCGCATGGCCGGAGTGGAGCACGAGGCGGTCGTCTCAGATGACTCCGTGTGGGTCACGGCCGAGGTGGGAGAGATCCTCCCCCGGCGCTTACAGACGACCATCAACGGCAGGCCGACCTGGTTCGACAGCGCCCACACCGGCACGGAACACGTCGTGGCCATCGTGGACGACGTGGAGGCCATCGATGCGGTGATCGTCGGGCGCCTCGTCCGTCACCACGCCGGCCTTGCCCCGCTGGGCACGAACGTCAACTTCGTTCAATCCGCCGGCAGCCAGGCGCTGAAGATCCGCACCTACGAACGCGGCGTCGAGGCGGAAACCCTGTCATGCGGAAGCGGGGCAGTCGCAGCCGCAGTCATCGCCACCATGCGCGGGCTGGTCGCACGCCGCGCCGTCACGGTCCACAACCGCGCCGGAGAGCCGCTCACGGTCCGGCCACACGACGCCCGGCCGAACCGGACTCAGTGGGTCGGCGGGCCGGTCACCAACACCTTCGAAGGGGTACTCGCATGA
- a CDS encoding C39 family peptidase, with product MCRQLITPAEWDLHGGWALGDRIEWSNRACGLASLRMILLAYGHEAPTVTELLKLAVKHEVLTPRGALHAGIARLATDLGVPSAAEPVPVEELLGRLGDAPLIVSVTEQFPEDGRSGGHLVILRGYEDGPDPTILFRDPSAWGQTHDRVTLSRLSHSYAGRAITFAPLTPNGES from the coding sequence ATGTGCCGACAGCTCATCACCCCCGCCGAGTGGGATCTGCACGGCGGATGGGCACTGGGAGACAGGATCGAATGGTCCAACCGGGCGTGCGGCCTGGCATCGCTGAGAATGATCCTGCTCGCCTACGGGCACGAGGCGCCCACGGTGACGGAACTCCTGAAACTCGCGGTTAAGCACGAGGTTCTGACCCCGCGGGGAGCACTTCACGCGGGGATCGCGCGCCTGGCGACCGACCTGGGAGTGCCCTCTGCCGCAGAGCCCGTGCCCGTCGAAGAACTGCTCGGCCGGCTCGGCGACGCGCCGCTCATCGTGTCCGTGACCGAGCAGTTCCCCGAGGACGGCCGCTCGGGCGGCCACCTCGTCATCCTTCGCGGCTACGAGGACGGCCCCGATCCGACGATCCTCTTCCGGGACCCGTCGGCGTGGGGCCAGACACACGATCGAGTCACGCTCAGCCGCCTGTCCCATTCCTACGCCGGCCGCGCGATCACCTTCGCGCCCCTGACCCCCAACGGAGAATCTTGA
- a CDS encoding DUF6879 family protein: MTRTPTFEELFRDCQRTAVHLEMRDAYMKSDPAFIDWKAGVVLDPAERWADWHAIVTEATSRGVEVRRARVVSTPVSEYIRFEYDVTDGLNIAAGEGVRWLSRRGATDLALPGNDFWLFDSHLVLVNHFDGEGENMEVELTEDPEVAKLCESAFEAVWKRATPHAEFELA, from the coding sequence GTGACGAGGACCCCGACGTTTGAGGAGCTGTTCCGCGACTGCCAACGGACCGCTGTTCACCTGGAGATGCGCGACGCCTACATGAAGTCAGACCCGGCCTTCATCGACTGGAAGGCCGGTGTGGTTCTCGATCCGGCCGAACGCTGGGCCGACTGGCACGCCATCGTCACGGAGGCGACCTCGCGAGGCGTCGAGGTCCGACGCGCCCGCGTCGTCTCGACACCGGTCAGCGAGTACATCCGGTTCGAATACGACGTGACGGACGGGCTGAACATCGCCGCCGGCGAAGGCGTGCGCTGGCTCTCACGGCGAGGGGCAACCGACCTCGCCCTTCCGGGCAACGACTTCTGGCTGTTCGACTCCCACCTCGTCCTCGTCAACCACTTCGACGGCGAGGGCGAGAACATGGAGGTCGAACTCACGGAAGACCCGGAGGTGGCGAAGCTCTGCGAATCTGCCTTCGAGGCCGTGTGGAAGCGGGCAACGCCGCACGCAGAATTCGAGCTGGCCTGA